A genomic stretch from Sulfurimonas sediminis includes:
- a CDS encoding cytochrome b/b6 domain-containing protein, translating into MKILYINLDILFMFVSGILLMNYFSLQWSYFRVIEFLHIFGSVVLTLFFVLPFLYKHIYESMIIMKHKSKSGLAFAFVFVFLLVSGTYLFLIGNRGGDIYGIVSYYIHLYGSFVLLFFFALHLRKFFAVKKITAVLPLLLIFFPNYAYSSSEKLTNIIFTDGAKHHHSIDWTNSVTCKACHPAIFQQWADSNHRHLADSNPYYMVLENLAEMDRGKEFRQWCMGCHNPSAVSMHQERTTHFMQDNMMPEPLFTKASQNLINTYKNHPNRLEQGVSCIACHRIVDAKSMGNSSYSLNLTKRKKYLYEDAHTDMKVWISQKLINAKPQIHKQEYMKPLYKKSQYCASCHNEFLPHSGKKVVSTYEQWKESPYNNPQNPKEHKDCIDCHMTYMKNGKFSPLQGHSTLGGQSKKDIKVHYFAGGNHFLSGLKNKENESQSLQLLKTSAKLDADIENNVLFVGVKNVGAGHKLPTGAADFRELWLDITVKDSQGKTVFSSGKLNKEGEIEKGSVIFNKVFGDKEGNPVGLFFWRYEKLLKDTRIPAGKRVVNRFLLQKPLRYPLHVEIKLNFRIYPQWVTNIVKAAYPQLPDPPVITLTHLEKSFD; encoded by the coding sequence ATGAAAATTTTATATATAAACCTTGATATTCTCTTTATGTTTGTCAGTGGAATTTTGCTGATGAACTATTTTTCACTGCAATGGTCCTATTTTCGAGTGATAGAATTTCTTCACATTTTTGGCTCTGTAGTTCTCACACTGTTTTTTGTTCTTCCTTTTTTATATAAGCATATTTATGAGAGTATGATAATTATGAAACACAAAAGCAAAAGCGGGTTGGCATTTGCTTTTGTATTTGTGTTTTTACTCGTCAGCGGAACGTACCTGTTCTTGATAGGAAACAGAGGCGGTGATATCTATGGCATTGTTTCTTACTACATACACCTTTATGGCTCTTTTGTATTGCTGTTCTTTTTTGCACTGCATCTGAGAAAATTTTTTGCGGTAAAAAAAATTACAGCTGTTCTTCCTCTTTTGCTGATATTCTTCCCAAACTATGCCTATTCAAGTTCAGAGAAACTGACAAATATCATCTTTACAGACGGTGCAAAACATCATCACAGTATAGACTGGACAAACTCCGTTACATGTAAAGCCTGCCACCCGGCTATCTTTCAACAATGGGCAGATTCAAACCATAGACATCTCGCAGATTCCAATCCATACTATATGGTGCTTGAAAATTTGGCTGAAATGGACAGAGGCAAAGAGTTCAGACAATGGTGTATGGGCTGTCATAATCCGAGTGCCGTGAGTATGCACCAGGAAAGAACAACACATTTTATGCAAGACAATATGATGCCGGAACCATTGTTTACAAAAGCTTCGCAAAACCTGATTAATACGTATAAAAACCATCCGAACAGACTGGAGCAGGGGGTTTCATGTATCGCATGCCATCGAATTGTTGATGCAAAATCAATGGGCAACAGTTCCTACAGCTTGAATCTTACAAAAAGAAAAAAGTATCTCTATGAAGACGCACATACAGATATGAAAGTATGGATAAGCCAAAAACTTATCAATGCAAAACCGCAGATCCACAAGCAGGAATATATGAAGCCTTTGTATAAAAAGAGTCAGTACTGTGCCTCCTGTCATAATGAATTTTTGCCACACAGCGGAAAAAAAGTTGTTTCTACCTATGAACAGTGGAAAGAGTCACCATATAACAATCCGCAAAACCCAAAAGAGCATAAAGATTGTATAGACTGTCATATGACCTATATGAAAAACGGAAAATTTTCTCCGTTACAGGGGCATTCAACGCTTGGCGGTCAGTCTAAAAAAGATATAAAAGTACACTATTTTGCAGGAGGCAATCATTTTCTGAGCGGATTAAAGAACAAAGAGAATGAATCACAGTCTCTTCAGCTTCTTAAAACATCCGCCAAACTCGATGCGGATATTGAGAACAATGTGCTCTTTGTAGGCGTGAAAAATGTTGGTGCAGGACATAAACTGCCGACAGGAGCAGCAGATTTTCGTGAGTTGTGGCTTGACATAACGGTGAAGGACAGCCAGGGAAAAACTGTTTTTAGCAGCGGAAAACTCAACAAAGAAGGGGAGATAGAAAAAGGTTCTGTTATTTTTAACAAAGTATTTGGGGACAAAGAAGGCAATCCTGTGGGACTGTTTTTCTGGCGGTATGAAAAATTACTCAAAGATACGAGAATACCGGCAGGCAAGCGGGTCGTAAATAGATTCCTGCTGCAAAAACCACTCCGATATCCTTTACATGTAGAGATCAAACTCAATTTTCGAATTTATCCGCAATGGGTGACAAATATTGTAAAAGCAGCCTATCCGCAACTGCCGGACCCTCCTGTCATAACACTGACACACCTGGAAAAATCTTTTGATTAG
- a CDS encoding cytochrome-c peroxidase — protein sequence MLRLTFLAIFIIVVWIELLPYIIPNKPKQLYSDDQLREIALSRGMQPIPKEYDRFLKLLDSKENPITKEKVALGRSLYFDTILSQDKTVSCASCHMLKKNPHNKKQFLDDLTHPQAKTDCMVCHIKDESGSDRLSTAIGVGAKTAPNHLNTPTILNSALAKYRMWDGSLTSSKAAVAPMIHDKYKMNLSAQAVETRLKNNQRYKQTFEKIFSDGVTFENVCKALDVYQKTLLTRSAYDRFLEGDNAAMSAEAKRGFRNFIQLGCKGCHTGITVGGQTIQKFPTRNYNHIIDVTGIFSTQYIGRDVAAFDFNVKPYSRYPFENKGGFLGKNNEQLFRVPILRNVTKTSPYFHNGAVFDLREAVRIMGKYQLSMELTEIQIDEIVAFLKSLEGDVVEYKELQ from the coding sequence ATGCTACGCTTGACTTTCCTGGCAATTTTTATTATTGTTGTATGGATAGAGCTGCTTCCTTATATAATTCCAAACAAGCCAAAACAGCTCTACAGTGATGATCAACTTCGTGAAATTGCCTTAAGCAGAGGAATGCAGCCGATACCCAAAGAGTATGATAGATTTTTAAAACTGCTGGATTCAAAAGAAAATCCGATAACAAAAGAGAAAGTAGCTTTAGGCAGAAGTCTGTACTTTGACACAATACTTTCGCAGGATAAAACAGTCAGCTGTGCTTCTTGTCATATGCTGAAAAAAAATCCTCATAATAAAAAGCAGTTTTTAGATGACCTGACACATCCCCAGGCAAAAACCGACTGTATGGTATGTCATATTAAGGATGAAAGCGGCAGTGACAGACTCTCTACGGCAATAGGAGTAGGTGCCAAAACTGCTCCAAACCATTTAAACACACCGACAATATTAAATTCAGCCTTGGCAAAATACAGAATGTGGGATGGTTCACTCACAAGCTCCAAAGCAGCTGTAGCTCCTATGATACATGATAAATACAAAATGAATCTATCGGCACAGGCAGTCGAAACAAGGCTAAAAAACAACCAGAGATATAAACAAACTTTTGAAAAGATTTTTTCGGACGGCGTGACCTTTGAAAATGTCTGTAAGGCTTTGGATGTTTACCAAAAAACACTTTTGACACGCAGTGCCTATGACAGATTTTTGGAAGGGGACAATGCAGCAATGAGTGCGGAGGCAAAAAGAGGTTTTCGAAACTTCATTCAGCTCGGATGCAAAGGGTGTCATACGGGCATAACAGTCGGAGGGCAGACCATCCAGAAATTTCCGACACGAAATTATAATCATATCATAGATGTCACCGGTATTTTCAGCACGCAATACATTGGGCGTGATGTGGCTGCTTTTGATTTTAATGTGAAGCCGTACAGCAGATATCCTTTTGAAAACAAGGGCGGATTTTTAGGCAAAAACAACGAACAGCTTTTTCGGGTGCCTATTTTGCGCAATGTTACCAAAACATCTCCCTATTTTCATAACGGAGCCGTATTTGATTTACGCGAAGCTGTCCGTATTATGGGAAAATACCAGTTAAGCATGGAGTTGACAGAGATACAGATAGATGAAATCGTAGCATTTTTAAAATCACTTGAAGGTGATGTTGTCGAGTATAAGGAACTGCAATGA
- a CDS encoding siroheme decarboxylase subunit alpha — MKQEILSRIQKKFPLVQKPFEVIADELGMREDEVLEILQAEKKANIIRQTSAIFDTKRLGYKSSLVAFKIPEEKISTAVKIINAHPGVSHNYERNHDFNIWFTMAVAPDSVLGLEKTIQTLASLTEADDYIVLPTLKLFKINVKLNTTGKDEKKEEVKKVVHKDIKLTPLHHKIIQRVQYDIDFVSEPFADIINDLDIDYETFFNTLQELQEAGVMRRFASILNHRKAGFNANAMVVWDVDETIGDEIGAKAAAFSAVSHCYLRPKYKNWPYNLFTMVHGKTTQETNAMIAEMAQEIESKDYMPLYSSKEFKKVRIEYFTPKFAEWEKKHATVA, encoded by the coding sequence ATGAAACAAGAGATACTTTCAAGAATACAGAAAAAGTTTCCGTTGGTACAAAAACCTTTTGAGGTGATTGCTGATGAGTTGGGTATGCGAGAAGATGAAGTTTTAGAGATATTGCAAGCAGAAAAAAAAGCAAATATCATACGACAGACTTCCGCTATATTTGACACAAAACGCCTGGGGTACAAGTCATCTTTGGTTGCGTTTAAAATTCCCGAAGAAAAAATCAGCACTGCCGTAAAGATTATCAATGCCCATCCGGGTGTTTCGCATAACTACGAAAGAAACCATGATTTTAACATCTGGTTTACCATGGCAGTTGCACCTGATTCTGTTTTGGGTTTAGAAAAAACAATACAAACACTTGCGAGCCTTACAGAGGCAGATGATTATATTGTTCTGCCTACATTGAAGCTTTTTAAAATCAATGTCAAACTCAATACGACAGGAAAAGACGAAAAAAAAGAAGAGGTAAAAAAAGTTGTTCATAAAGATATAAAACTGACACCTTTGCACCATAAAATTATTCAAAGAGTGCAGTATGACATTGATTTTGTCAGTGAACCCTTTGCTGATATCATCAATGATCTCGATATAGACTACGAAACCTTTTTCAATACCCTGCAGGAGTTGCAAGAAGCCGGTGTCATGAGACGGTTTGCCTCCATTTTAAACCATAGAAAAGCAGGTTTCAATGCAAATGCCATGGTCGTATGGGATGTTGATGAAACGATTGGTGATGAGATAGGGGCAAAAGCAGCGGCTTTTTCTGCCGTAAGTCACTGCTACCTGCGTCCAAAATACAAAAACTGGCCCTATAATCTCTTTACAATGGTCCACGGAAAAACGACACAAGAGACAAATGCCATGATTGCGGAGATGGCACAGGAGATAGAGTCAAAAGACTACATGCCTCTGTACTCATCAAAAGAGTTTAAAAAGGTACGGATTGAGTATTTCACACCCAAATTTGCCGAATG
- a CDS encoding thioredoxin family protein: protein MFELEGFTIENSYNTAQYKALKSNKILLVFLTKKGCSACNKALMKMINSKRLTSLIEKNAVFVLVYRNQEESFPIEMLYTTQYPTLFFLDREELFTCKALRGNINITKTMDCLHP from the coding sequence TTGTTTGAGTTAGAGGGATTTACTATAGAGAATTCTTATAACACTGCACAGTACAAAGCGCTCAAATCAAATAAAATACTTCTTGTTTTTTTGACAAAAAAAGGGTGTTCTGCCTGCAATAAAGCTCTTATGAAAATGATAAACAGTAAAAGACTTACTTCACTTATTGAGAAAAATGCAGTTTTTGTTTTGGTTTATAGAAACCAGGAAGAGAGCTTTCCGATAGAAATGCTTTATACCACACAATACCCGACACTTTTTTTTCTTGACAGAGAGGAACTTTTTACCTGTAAAGCATTGCGTGGCAATATAAATATTACAAAAACAATGGATTGTTTACATCCATAA
- a CDS encoding glycosyl transferase, with the protein MDFFKYIHAVGTGPKGNRDLSFQESKDMMQQILDQSVPSEQIAAFLLGWRLKPETTEEFRGALSACDAYTKKENFPDSIELGYPFDGKAKNPYIFPLVAKALENTDLKLVIMGDDKQPAKDGITIKDICQNIDLHQNIQYFDRKKYCNKLHQLTDIRNKLGLRSGFNTIEKLPKVANSQYAITGVFHKPYVKKYVEIFADRYESFALIQGNEGTPELFSKGRIWIMKSNNIEEIIVAPQYYGIHYKKSWEQISLADSLEQLNNPSDEYLKLAKLNAAVYLFIAQKYKTIEDAFDALS; encoded by the coding sequence ATGGATTTTTTCAAATATATACATGCAGTTGGCACCGGTCCAAAAGGCAACAGAGATTTAAGCTTTCAAGAGAGCAAAGATATGATGCAGCAGATTTTGGACCAAAGTGTCCCGAGTGAACAGATTGCCGCATTTTTACTGGGCTGGAGACTCAAGCCTGAAACAACAGAAGAGTTTCGCGGCGCATTAAGTGCGTGTGATGCGTATACCAAAAAAGAAAATTTTCCCGATTCAATAGAATTGGGATATCCTTTTGACGGAAAAGCCAAAAATCCATATATTTTTCCACTGGTTGCAAAAGCACTTGAAAATACAGATTTGAAACTAGTGATTATGGGTGATGACAAACAACCTGCAAAAGACGGCATTACAATAAAAGATATATGCCAAAACATTGATCTTCACCAAAACATACAATACTTTGACAGAAAAAAGTATTGTAACAAACTGCATCAACTTACAGACATCAGAAATAAGCTGGGACTCAGAAGTGGGTTTAATACCATAGAAAAACTGCCAAAAGTGGCAAACAGTCAGTATGCGATTACAGGCGTTTTTCATAAACCTTATGTTAAAAAGTATGTTGAAATTTTTGCAGACAGATATGAGTCTTTTGCTTTGATTCAGGGCAATGAAGGAACACCGGAACTTTTCAGCAAAGGACGTATATGGATTATGAAGTCAAACAACATAGAAGAAATAATAGTAGCTCCTCAATATTACGGCATTCATTATAAAAAATCCTGGGAGCAGATAAGCCTTGCGGACTCTCTTGAACAGCTGAACAACCCTTCTGACGAATATTTAAAACTGGCAAAGCTCAATGCGGCAGTGTACCTTTTCATAGCACAAAAATATAAAACAATTGAAGATGCCTTTGATGCGCTTTCATAA
- a CDS encoding precorrin-2 dehydrogenase/sirohydrochlorin ferrochelatase family protein, which yields MAYFPAFLKLDGKKILIVGGGNVAYEKLEHLLDFTKDIHIIANEFSEEMLQRIEEENLVYEKRKYKKGDIREFAVAVVAVDSIALQAEIFEESKQYNCLCNAVDSVEYCDFIFPSYVKKEDLIIAISTSGASPAMAKHLRKYLQKMIPNGISEFLQEMKKLRKSLPKGKERMKMLDEKAKKYIENWSHNER from the coding sequence ATGGCTTATTTTCCGGCATTTTTAAAATTAGACGGTAAAAAAATTCTTATAGTAGGTGGCGGAAATGTTGCGTATGAAAAATTGGAACATCTTCTTGATTTTACAAAAGATATACATATCATTGCAAATGAATTTTCAGAGGAGATGCTGCAGCGCATAGAAGAAGAAAATCTTGTGTATGAAAAGCGTAAGTACAAAAAAGGTGATATACGGGAGTTTGCTGTTGCAGTGGTTGCTGTGGACAGTATTGCACTGCAGGCAGAGATATTTGAGGAGTCCAAGCAGTATAATTGTTTGTGTAATGCTGTGGACTCGGTTGAGTATTGTGATTTTATTTTTCCTTCGTATGTAAAAAAAGAGGATCTGATTATTGCAATATCAACTTCAGGTGCTTCTCCTGCGATGGCAAAGCATTTAAGAAAATATCTGCAAAAGATGATTCCAAATGGAATTTCAGAATTTTTGCAGGAGATGAAAAAACTGCGTAAAAGTTTGCCCAAAGGAAAAGAGAGAATGAAAATGCTTGATGAAAAAGCAAAAAAATATATAGAAAATTGGAGTCATAATGAACGCTAA